The proteins below come from a single Jaculus jaculus isolate mJacJac1 chromosome X, mJacJac1.mat.Y.cur, whole genome shotgun sequence genomic window:
- the LOC101596239 gene encoding melanoma-associated antigen B4-like translates to MVDIAALISRVPGCSHHSRGGQVPLRRPHAPCGPGSEVVLRKKSELGNRSLVTTSQTGSCPASSYPFYTSTCLSLSTAIMPRGHKSKGRSRAKRQQARGEGQNIQEAQPPAEEEVAQSPPTGQVGQDGPLGSDHASTSYGAASPGSRHAGRSCTGSNVDAQGSAVDVSVRNSSASQEGITTHPICPNVLTRKVTILMMFLLEKFKVEETFTEGDMLNVITVKYKAHFPDILRKTSARIEMVFGLEVKHISRTTHTYIVVSKLGLTHAEILSCNKGLPKMGLLMTILGLIFAKGNRATHTDVWGFLSMFGVYAGRDHFIFGDPQNLITKELVQKNYLEIRQVPGSDPPRYDFLWGSQSYIETSKMKVLEVWAKIHDVFPSSFPKLYEEALRDQAERAENRAAALGCPMAMARLQRRCKSHSSSKN, encoded by the exons ATGGTCGATATTGCGGCACTCATCTCCAGAGTTCCCGGATGTAGCCATCATAGCCGAGGCGGGCAGGTCCCTTTGAGACGACCTCACGCACCCTGTGGTCCTGGAAGTGAGGT GGTTCTCAGAAAGAAGAGTGAACTGGGTAACAGGAGCCTGGTGACTACTTCCCAGACAG gTTCCTGTCCGGCCAGCAGCTACCCTTTCTACACTTCTACGTGCTTATCTTTGAGCACAGCCATCATGCCTAGGGGCCACAAAAGCAAGGGTCGCTCCCGTGCAAAGCGTCAACAGGCACGTGGTGAGGGCCAAAATATCCAGGAAGCTCAGCCTCCTGCGGAGGAGGAGGTAGCACAGTCTCCTCCTACTGGCCAGGTTGGCCAAGATGGTCCCTTAGGGTCTGACCATGCCAGCACTTCCTATGGGGCTGCATCCCCTGGGTCTCGTCATGCAGGCAGGTCATGCACAGGTTCTAATGTGGATGCTCAGGGTTCTGCTGTAGATGTCTCCGTGAGGAATTCTAGTGCTTCCCAGGAAGGCATCACCACTCATCCTATATGCCCAAATGTTCTCACCAGGAAGGTTACTATTTTGATGATGTTTCTGCTGGAGAAGTTCAAGGTGGAAGAAACCTTTACAGAGGGAGATATGCTGAATGTCATCACCGTGAAGTACAAAGCGCACTTCCCTGACATCCTCAGGAAGACCTCTGCACGCATAGAAATGGTTTTCGGGTTGGAGGTGAAGCATATCAGTCGCACCACTCACACCTATATTGTTGTCAGCAAGCTGGGCCTCACCCATGCTGAAATTCTGAGTTGCAACAAAGGGTTACCCAAGATGGGTCTCCTGATGACCATCCTTGGTCTGATCTTTGCAAAGGGCAACCGTGCCACACACACCGATGTCTGGGGATTCCTAAGTATGTTTGGGGTATATGCAGGGCGGGACCATTTCATATTTGGGGATCCCCAAAACCTTATCACTAAAGAGCTAGTTCAGAAAAATTATTTGGAGATCCGTCAGGTGCCTGGCAGTGACCCTCCAAGATATGATTTCCTTTGGGGTTCCCAGTCCTATATAGAAACCAGCAAAATGAAAGTCCTAGAAGTCTGGGCTAAGATCCACGATGTATTCCCTAGTTCCTTCCCTAAACTTTATGAGGAGGCTCTGAGAgatcaagcagagagagcagaAAATAGAGCTGCAGCGTTGGGTTGCCCTATGGCCATGGCCAGGCTTCAGCGCAGGTGCAAGTCCCACAGCTCCTCCAaaaactag